One window of Streptococcus suis genomic DNA carries:
- the serS gene encoding serine--tRNA ligase — MLDIKRIRTDFDGVATKLATRGVAAETLANIKELDAKRREILVTVEELKAERNTVSAEIAQAKRNKENADDKIAAMQKLSSDVKNLDAQLLEIDEKLNAILAVLPNTPHDSVPVGADEEENVEVRRWGTPREFTFEPKAHWDLGEDLDILDWERGAKVTGARFLFYKNLGARLERALYNFMLDEHIAEGYQEIITPYMVNHDSMFGTGQYPKFKEDTFELADTNFVLIPTAEVPLTNYYRNEILEEKDLPIYFTAMSPSFRSEAGSAGRDTRGLIRLHQFHKVEMVKFATPEQSYDELEKMTANAENILQKLGLPYRVLALCTGDMGFSAAKTYDLEVWIPAQNTYREISSCSNTEDFQARRAQIRYRDAADGKVKLLHTLNGSGLAVGRTVAAILENYQNEDGSVTIPEVLRPYMGGAEVIKP; from the coding sequence ATGTTAGATATCAAACGTATTCGTACAGATTTTGACGGAGTGGCTACCAAATTAGCTACTCGTGGTGTGGCTGCTGAAACCTTGGCAAACATCAAGGAATTGGATGCAAAACGCCGTGAAATCTTGGTTACTGTAGAGGAATTGAAAGCAGAGCGCAACACCGTTTCTGCGGAGATTGCCCAAGCAAAACGCAACAAGGAAAATGCTGATGACAAGATTGCGGCTATGCAAAAATTGTCTTCTGATGTAAAAAACTTGGATGCTCAACTCTTGGAAATTGATGAAAAACTAAATGCCATCCTTGCAGTTCTTCCAAATACGCCGCACGATTCTGTCCCTGTTGGTGCAGATGAAGAAGAAAACGTGGAAGTTCGCCGTTGGGGGACACCGCGTGAATTCACTTTCGAGCCAAAAGCTCACTGGGATTTGGGCGAAGACCTCGATATTCTGGACTGGGAACGTGGTGCAAAAGTAACTGGCGCACGCTTCCTCTTCTACAAAAACTTGGGTGCCCGCTTGGAGCGTGCCCTCTACAACTTCATGTTGGACGAGCATATCGCAGAAGGCTACCAAGAAATCATCACGCCTTACATGGTCAACCATGACTCTATGTTCGGTACTGGTCAATATCCTAAGTTCAAGGAAGATACCTTTGAGTTGGCAGACACTAACTTCGTCCTCATCCCAACTGCTGAAGTGCCATTGACCAACTACTACCGCAACGAGATTTTGGAAGAAAAAGATCTACCTATTTACTTCACTGCTATGAGCCCTTCTTTCCGTTCTGAAGCTGGTTCTGCTGGTCGTGACACCCGTGGTCTTATCCGCCTTCACCAATTCCACAAGGTTGAAATGGTCAAATTTGCCACACCGGAGCAATCTTATGATGAATTGGAAAAAATGACCGCAAATGCAGAAAATATCCTTCAAAAATTAGGCTTGCCATACCGCGTTTTAGCCCTCTGCACAGGCGATATGGGCTTCTCAGCTGCTAAGACCTACGACTTGGAAGTCTGGATTCCAGCCCAAAATACCTACCGTGAAATCTCAAGCTGTTCCAACACAGAAGATTTCCAAGCTCGCCGTGCCCAAATCCGCTACCGCGACGCTGCTGACGGCAAGGTTAAATTGCTCCACACCCTCAATGGGTCTGGTTTAGCAGTTGGTCGTACCGTGGCTGCCATCCTTGAAAACTACCAAAATGAAGACGGTTCTGTCACCATTCCAGAAGTTCTCCGTCCGTATATGGGTGGGGCGGAAGTAATCAAACCTTAG
- a CDS encoding mannose/fructose/sorbose PTS transporter subunit IIA, with amino-acid sequence MSIGIIIASHGEFAAGIHQSGSMIFGEQEKVQVVTFMPSEGPDDLYAKLNNALDAFDADDEVLVLADLWSGSPFNQASRLAGEHPERKVAIITGLNLPMLIQAYTERLINAGAGVEEVAANIIKEAKDGVKVLPEELQPAEVAPLTAPAPAAPQGAIPPGTVIGDGKLKINLARIDTRLLHGQVATAWTPASKADRIIVASDTVAQDDLRKQLIKQAAPGNVKANVVPIKKLIEAAKDPRFGNTHALILFETPQEALEAIEGGVEIKELNVGSMAHSTGKTMVNNVLSMDKDDVATFERLRDLGVAFDVRKVPNDSKKDLFELIKKANVK; translated from the coding sequence ATGAGTATTGGAATCATTATTGCAAGTCATGGCGAATTTGCCGCTGGCATTCATCAGTCTGGCTCCATGATCTTTGGCGAACAAGAAAAAGTACAAGTTGTTACTTTTATGCCAAGTGAAGGTCCAGATGATCTCTATGCCAAGCTCAATAACGCCCTTGACGCGTTTGACGCAGATGATGAAGTCTTGGTGCTGGCTGACCTTTGGAGTGGTTCGCCTTTTAACCAAGCGAGCCGCTTAGCTGGGGAACATCCAGAGCGCAAAGTAGCCATCATCACCGGTCTCAATTTGCCAATGCTGATTCAAGCCTACACAGAGCGTTTGATTAACGCTGGTGCAGGTGTTGAAGAAGTTGCCGCAAATATCATCAAGGAAGCCAAGGATGGCGTGAAAGTCCTTCCTGAGGAATTGCAACCTGCTGAAGTTGCACCTCTTACCGCTCCCGCTCCTGCTGCTCCTCAAGGTGCTATCCCACCAGGTACAGTTATCGGTGACGGCAAGTTGAAAATCAACCTGGCCCGTATCGATACCCGTCTCTTGCATGGACAAGTTGCTACTGCATGGACACCTGCTTCCAAAGCAGACCGTATTATCGTTGCGTCTGACACTGTTGCACAAGATGACCTTCGCAAACAATTGATCAAGCAAGCTGCACCAGGTAATGTCAAGGCCAACGTTGTGCCAATCAAGAAATTGATTGAGGCTGCAAAAGATCCTCGCTTCGGTAACACACATGCCTTGATTCTCTTTGAAACACCACAAGAAGCTCTTGAAGCTATCGAAGGTGGTGTGGAAATCAAGGAACTCAACGTCGGTTCTATGGCTCACTCAACTGGGAAAACCATGGTCAATAACGTATTGTCAATGGACAAGGACGATGTTGCAACATTCGAACGTTTGCGTGACTTGGGTGTTGCATTCGACGTACGTAAAGTTCCAAATGATTCTAAGAAAGACTTGTTTGAGTTGATTAAGAAAGCCAACGTCAAATAA
- a CDS encoding PTS system mannose/fructose/sorbose family transporter subunit IID: MTEQLKLTKSDRQKVWWRSTFLQGSWNYERMQNMGWAYSLIPALKKLYTTKEDRAAALERHMEFFNTHPYVAAPIIGVTLALEEEKANGTEIDNTAIQGVKIGMMGPLAGIGDPVFWFTVRPILGALGASLAQSGNITGPFLFFVLWNAIRMSFLWYTQEFGYKSGKEITKDLSGGILQDITKGASILGMFILAVLVQRWVSINFTIDLPSTKLSEGAYIVFPEGNVAGPELQGILGQALGGLSLTAEKTNTLQAQLNSLIPGLAGLLLTFLCMWLLKKKVSPITIIVALFAVGILARLAGIM, encoded by the coding sequence ATGACTGAACAATTAAAATTAACAAAATCTGACCGTCAAAAAGTTTGGTGGCGTTCAACCTTCCTTCAAGGTTCTTGGAACTACGAACGGATGCAAAACATGGGTTGGGCATACTCACTTATCCCAGCATTGAAAAAACTCTACACAACAAAAGAAGACCGTGCCGCTGCTCTTGAGCGCCACATGGAATTCTTCAACACACACCCATACGTTGCTGCTCCAATCATCGGTGTAACCCTTGCCCTTGAAGAAGAAAAAGCAAACGGTACTGAAATCGACAACACTGCTATCCAAGGTGTGAAAATCGGTATGATGGGACCTCTTGCCGGTATCGGTGACCCCGTTTTCTGGTTTACAGTGCGTCCTATCCTTGGTGCCCTTGGTGCATCACTTGCCCAATCCGGTAACATAACGGGCCCATTCCTCTTCTTCGTATTGTGGAATGCTATCCGTATGAGCTTCCTCTGGTACACACAAGAATTTGGTTACAAATCTGGTAAAGAAATTACTAAAGACTTATCAGGCGGTATCCTTCAAGACATCACAAAAGGTGCTTCTATCCTTGGTATGTTCATCTTGGCTGTCTTGGTTCAACGTTGGGTATCCATCAACTTCACCATCGACTTGCCATCGACAAAATTGTCAGAAGGTGCTTACATTGTATTCCCTGAAGGCAATGTAGCAGGCCCTGAATTGCAAGGCATCTTGGGACAAGCCTTAGGTGGACTGAGCTTAACTGCTGAAAAAACCAACACCCTTCAAGCTCAGTTGAACTCACTCATACCTGGCTTGGCTGGCTTGCTCTTGACCTTCCTCTGCATGTGGTTGCTCAAGAAAAAAGTTTCTCCAATCACCATCATCGTGGCACTCTTCGCTGTTGGTATCCTAGCTCGTTTGGCTGGTATCATGTAA
- a CDS encoding DUF956 family protein, translated as MAQSLNKSVEFSTTGVSYLNIAGGTVGKFLLGDQAIEFYSDRNVEDYIQIPWKNIETIGANVSGKKISRHFEIFTDSGKFLFASKDSGKILKIARDHIGNEKVVKLPTLLQTIGQKFSNLFAKK; from the coding sequence ATGGCACAATCCTTAAACAAATCAGTCGAATTTTCGACAACAGGCGTTTCCTATTTGAACATTGCCGGTGGAACAGTGGGAAAATTTCTCCTCGGTGATCAGGCGATTGAATTTTATTCCGATAGAAACGTTGAAGATTATATTCAAATTCCTTGGAAAAACATTGAAACCATTGGAGCTAACGTATCCGGCAAGAAAATCAGCCGCCACTTTGAAATCTTTACAGATAGTGGCAAATTTCTCTTTGCCTCTAAGGACTCTGGAAAAATTTTGAAAATTGCTCGTGACCATATTGGCAACGAAAAAGTTGTGAAATTACCAACTCTTCTACAGACAATTGGTCAAAAATTTTCAAATTTATTTGCCAAAAAATAA
- a CDS encoding PTS mannose/fructose/sorbose transporter subunit IIC → MMDISLISMILVVFVAFLAGLEGILDQFQFHQPLMACTLIGLVTGHLEAGIILGGTLQMLALGWANIGAAVAPDAALASVAAAIIMVKGGDFTMKGITFAYSSAIPLAVAGLFLTMIVRTLSTALVHAGDKAAKEGDFAAIERYHLIALAMQGLRIAIPAGLLLAIPSEAVQSILEKMPEWLSGGMQVGGAMVVAVGYAMVINMMATREVWPFFALGFALAAISELTLIAMGVIGVAIAFIYLNLSKKGGNGGAVAASGDPIGDILEDY, encoded by the coding sequence ATTATGGATATTTCATTGATTTCTATGATTTTGGTCGTTTTCGTTGCCTTCCTTGCTGGTCTTGAAGGTATCCTTGACCAATTCCAATTCCACCAACCACTGATGGCTTGTACCCTCATCGGTCTTGTAACTGGCCATCTTGAAGCAGGTATTATCCTTGGTGGTACTCTTCAAATGTTGGCTCTTGGTTGGGCAAACATCGGTGCTGCCGTAGCTCCAGACGCAGCCTTGGCCTCTGTTGCGGCTGCCATCATCATGGTTAAAGGTGGCGATTTCACGATGAAAGGGATCACCTTCGCTTACTCATCAGCTATTCCACTTGCGGTGGCTGGTCTCTTCTTGACAATGATTGTACGCACCTTGTCAACTGCCCTTGTTCACGCTGGTGACAAAGCAGCTAAAGAAGGTGATTTCGCTGCAATAGAACGTTACCACTTGATTGCCCTTGCCATGCAAGGTTTGCGTATTGCTATTCCTGCTGGTCTCCTTCTTGCTATCCCATCTGAAGCTGTTCAAAGTATACTTGAAAAAATGCCTGAATGGCTCAGCGGTGGTATGCAAGTCGGTGGTGCGATGGTCGTTGCTGTAGGTTACGCAATGGTTATCAACATGATGGCAACTCGTGAAGTATGGCCATTCTTTGCCCTCGGTTTTGCTCTGGCTGCTATTTCTGAACTAACACTTATTGCCATGGGGGTTATTGGTGTAGCTATCGCCTTTATCTACCTCAACCTTTCTAAAAAAGGTGGAAATGGTGGCGCTGTGGCTGCATCAGGTGACCCAATCGGTGATATTTTAGAAGACTATTAG